In a genomic window of Neisseria flavescens:
- a CDS encoding Fur family transcriptional regulator, translated as MNAIKQKILEQAQRDGVQVTALREQVLDIVLKQSGVIKAYNVLSQMQQQSEGAVAPPTAYRALDFWAEQGVLHKVAAVNGYILCSHAQHECDDHCHDHEEAEAHHSAFILVCTECGTADEQTLSQEWAALRAGVAETGFSLKEEHVVLTGICRKCQK; from the coding sequence ATGAACGCAATCAAACAAAAAATCTTAGAACAAGCGCAGCGCGATGGTGTGCAGGTAACCGCATTGCGCGAGCAAGTGCTTGATATTGTTTTGAAACAAAGCGGTGTGATTAAAGCCTACAACGTCTTGTCGCAGATGCAGCAGCAAAGCGAGGGCGCAGTTGCGCCGCCGACGGCCTACCGCGCCCTTGATTTTTGGGCGGAGCAGGGCGTTTTGCACAAAGTGGCGGCGGTCAACGGCTATATTCTATGCAGCCACGCGCAGCACGAGTGCGACGACCATTGCCATGACCACGAAGAAGCCGAAGCGCACCACAGCGCGTTTATTTTGGTTTGTACCGAATGCGGTACGGCAGACGAGCAGACCTTGAGCCAAGAATGGGCGGCATTGCGTGCAGGCGTGGCCGAAACCGGTTTCTCATTAAAAGAAGAACATGTTGTTTTAACAGGAATTTGTAGAAAATGTCAGAAGTAA
- a CDS encoding ABC transporter permease — MFRTMKKKKSTSNPTWQAFKQHKRGWLALRILAVLFVVTLLAPLWSNDKPLWIRYQGEYFFPLVNEYHETAFGGDFDTPADYLDPLIRHNITSDGNFALYLPNPYDADTLNDFDTAPDPAKPSERHILGTDDRGRDLLARLVYGFRDSMLFALVLTVVTTVIGVVAGAVQGYFGGKTDLLMQRFIEVWGGMPELYLLIILSSFFNPGLLILLVLLSLFGWMGLSDYVRAEFLKNRQTDYVLAARAMGVGNREIMWRHILPNSLTPVLAFLPFRISGAVLALTSLDFLGLGVPASQASLGELLAQGKDNLDAWWIGLSAVATLTVMLLLLVMIGEGLRQAFDVRARS; from the coding sequence ATGTTTCGAACCATGAAAAAGAAAAAATCTACTTCAAACCCTACTTGGCAAGCCTTTAAGCAGCATAAGCGCGGTTGGTTGGCTTTGCGGATTTTGGCCGTTTTGTTTGTCGTCACTTTGCTTGCACCTTTGTGGAGCAACGACAAACCTTTGTGGATACGCTATCAGGGCGAGTATTTCTTCCCCTTGGTAAACGAATATCACGAAACCGCATTTGGCGGCGATTTCGATACGCCTGCGGATTATCTGGATCCGCTTATCCGCCACAACATCACTTCAGACGGCAATTTTGCCCTTTACCTGCCCAATCCTTACGATGCCGATACCTTGAACGATTTTGATACGGCACCCGATCCGGCCAAACCGTCCGAACGGCATATCTTGGGAACGGACGACCGCGGCCGCGACCTGTTGGCGCGCTTGGTTTACGGTTTCCGTGATTCGATGCTGTTTGCCTTGGTGTTGACCGTGGTGACTACCGTAATCGGCGTGGTTGCAGGCGCGGTGCAGGGTTATTTCGGCGGCAAAACCGACCTTCTGATGCAGCGTTTTATCGAGGTTTGGGGCGGTATGCCGGAGCTGTACCTCTTGATTATCCTGTCTTCGTTCTTTAATCCGGGGCTGTTGATTTTGCTGGTGTTGCTGTCGCTTTTCGGCTGGATGGGCTTGTCCGACTATGTCCGCGCCGAGTTTTTGAAAAACCGCCAGACCGATTATGTTTTGGCGGCGCGCGCGATGGGCGTGGGCAACCGTGAAATCATGTGGCGCCATATCCTGCCCAACAGCTTGACGCCGGTATTGGCCTTCCTGCCTTTCCGTATTTCCGGTGCGGTACTCGCTCTGACCAGTTTGGACTTCTTGGGCTTGGGCGTACCTGCCTCACAGGCGAGTTTGGGCGAGTTGCTGGCGCAAGGCAAAGACAACTTGGACGCGTGGTGGATCGGCCTGTCTGCCGTTGCTACGTTGACGGTGATGCTGCTTTTGCTGGTCATGATCGGAGAAGGTTTGCGTCAGGCATTTGACGTACGCGCACGCAGTTAA
- a CDS encoding SDR family oxidoreductase, translating into MAILITGASAGFGAAMCRTFVAAGYHVIGAARREDKLQQLAEELGEQFYPLEMDVSRTESIQNALNSLPEHLAEIDCLINNAGLALGLDSADKADFGDWETMIQTNIIGLTFLTRQILPQMVARKQGYIINLGSIAGSYAYSGSNVYGATKAFVRQFSMNLRAELADKNIRITNIEPGLCGDTEFSNVRFKGDDQRAAEVYENVEFIQPQDIADTALWLYQRPARMNVNSIEIMPVAQTFAGMKVYRDEPALVKEETFEKQSMSLFGKIKSWFK; encoded by the coding sequence ATGGCAATTTTGATTACTGGAGCATCGGCAGGATTCGGTGCGGCGATGTGCCGCACCTTTGTTGCGGCAGGCTATCATGTCATCGGCGCGGCACGGCGCGAAGACAAATTGCAGCAGTTGGCAGAGGAATTGGGCGAGCAGTTTTACCCTTTGGAAATGGATGTTTCGCGTACGGAGTCGATTCAAAACGCTTTGAACAGCCTGCCCGAGCATTTAGCTGAAATCGATTGCCTGATCAACAACGCCGGTTTGGCTTTAGGTTTGGATTCCGCCGATAAAGCCGATTTTGGCGATTGGGAAACCATGATTCAAACCAATATCATCGGCCTGACTTTTCTGACCCGCCAGATTTTGCCGCAGATGGTAGCGCGCAAACAGGGCTACATCATCAATTTGGGTTCGATTGCCGGCAGTTATGCTTATTCCGGCAGTAATGTCTATGGCGCGACCAAGGCTTTTGTGCGCCAATTCAGTATGAACCTGCGCGCCGAATTGGCAGACAAAAACATCCGCATTACCAATATCGAACCGGGTTTGTGCGGCGATACCGAGTTTTCCAACGTCCGTTTCAAAGGCGACGATCAGCGTGCGGCCGAGGTCTATGAGAATGTCGAGTTTATCCAGCCGCAAGATATTGCCGATACCGCTTTATGGCTCTATCAGCGTCCTGCGCGGATGAACGTCAATTCCATCGAAATCATGCCGGTTGCCCAGACCTTCGCAGGTATGAAAGTTTACCGCGATGAGCCTGCTCTGGTGAAGGAGGAAACGTTTGAAAAACAAAGCATGTCTTTGTTTGGAAAAATTAAATCTTGGTTTAAGTAA
- a CDS encoding TonB-dependent receptor domain-containing protein has translation MNPNFKLNLLTLSLLAITSIAHAEDEVSTQELDEIQVKGKYIAKEKKVFTEGQAKSSRERVYQSSENIDAIVRSMPGVFTQQDKGSGVLAVNIRGDSGLGRVNTMVDGVTQTFYSTSADAGRSGSSSQFGTALDPNFIAGVDVTKGSFTGANGINALSGTANFRTLRVDDVVHGNNTFGLLTKGLTGTNSTKSNFMATGAVQKWFDSGARLGALYGYSHRNVEQNYKVGGGGQRIGNFGEEYLDHKKQEYFERNLLKFDQGQNRWVRDFSKPNAAGKSYWDYPFSKKYNDPEVLQRDYVDDLERGWKENLAPQWDLTPIDPTSLQQRSNSHLVKVEYENDNNKLDLQLRTMNNRIGSRKVENRNYQANYNLNIGDYVDLNVLAAHNLGKQKYPKNSRFSGWGLLDYLETKNTANLLDINNSFSFKLPQKTDLKATVGFNFFKNQYSKNRFPEELSLFYNGPDQDAGLYSFLGRFKGDKGLFPQKSTILQPSGQQKFNTFYFDTSLKKGIYQLNYSANMVNYRYKGEYTDYFNTPEDFKKAFGEDSEIYKQHCTPSCDLYEPVYTKSGKKHAVNHSVALNINVNDYFMPFISYSRTHRMPNIQEMYFSQIGDSGVNTALKPEQANTYQIGFNTFKKGIFKPDDVLGFKLVAYRSRINNYIHNVYGKWWDLDKAPSWVTSTGLTYSIQHRNYAKPVHKNGLEVEMNYDFGRFFTTLSYAYQKTNQPTNYSDASESPRNSSKEDQIKQGYGLSKISRLPRDYGRFELGSRWLGNKLTVGGIMRYYGKSTRATTEEEFVDGTTGDNTYSSWKTGGRVIKKTESINRQPLIFDFYANYEPKKNLILRFDIQNAFNKRYVDPLDAANDAATQRYFSVFERKGGLDDEEVECDNGLCNGKYGGTTRSVLNNYARGRTLLFTISYKF, from the coding sequence ATGAATCCGAATTTCAAATTAAATCTACTGACATTATCTTTACTGGCTATAACAAGTATCGCACACGCAGAAGACGAGGTTTCAACTCAAGAGCTTGATGAAATTCAAGTCAAAGGTAAATACATTGCCAAAGAGAAAAAAGTTTTTACCGAAGGCCAAGCCAAAAGTTCGCGTGAACGCGTTTATCAATCCAGCGAAAACATCGATGCCATCGTGCGGAGCATGCCCGGCGTTTTTACCCAACAAGACAAGGGATCGGGGGTATTGGCGGTCAATATCCGTGGCGATAGCGGTTTGGGACGCGTCAATACGATGGTTGACGGCGTCACCCAAACCTTCTATTCCACTTCTGCCGATGCCGGACGCAGCGGCAGCTCCTCGCAATTCGGTACGGCACTGGATCCCAATTTTATTGCCGGCGTGGATGTAACCAAAGGCAGTTTCACGGGTGCCAACGGCATCAATGCCTTATCCGGTACAGCCAATTTCCGTACTTTACGGGTAGACGATGTGGTACACGGAAACAATACCTTCGGCCTCTTGACCAAAGGATTGACCGGCACAAACAGCACCAAAAGCAATTTTATGGCAACCGGAGCGGTACAAAAATGGTTTGACAGCGGTGCGCGCCTTGGTGCGTTATATGGTTACAGCCACCGTAATGTCGAGCAAAACTATAAAGTAGGCGGCGGCGGTCAGCGTATCGGCAATTTTGGCGAGGAATATCTGGACCATAAAAAACAAGAATATTTTGAACGCAACTTATTAAAATTCGACCAAGGGCAAAATCGTTGGGTTCGCGACTTTTCCAAGCCCAATGCGGCTGGTAAAAGCTATTGGGACTACCCTTTCTCCAAAAAATATAACGATCCTGAAGTTTTGCAAAGAGATTATGTCGATGACTTGGAAAGAGGCTGGAAAGAGAATTTGGCACCGCAATGGGATCTGACACCTATCGACCCGACCAGCCTGCAACAACGCTCAAACAGCCATTTGGTCAAAGTGGAATACGAAAACGACAACAACAAGCTGGACCTTCAGCTTCGTACCATGAACAACCGCATCGGCAGCCGCAAAGTAGAAAACCGCAACTACCAAGCCAATTACAATTTAAACATTGGCGATTATGTCGATTTAAACGTATTGGCCGCCCATAATCTGGGAAAACAAAAATATCCGAAAAACTCACGTTTTTCGGGATGGGGGCTGCTTGATTATTTGGAAACCAAAAACACAGCCAATCTTTTGGATATCAACAACAGCTTTTCTTTCAAACTTCCCCAAAAAACAGATTTAAAAGCCACCGTCGGTTTCAATTTCTTTAAAAACCAATACAGTAAAAACCGCTTTCCGGAAGAGCTGAGCCTGTTTTACAACGGCCCGGATCAAGATGCCGGCCTGTACAGCTTTTTAGGCCGCTTCAAAGGCGACAAAGGATTATTTCCTCAAAAATCAACCATATTGCAACCTTCAGGCCAGCAAAAATTCAATACGTTCTATTTTGATACTTCCTTGAAAAAAGGCATTTATCAATTGAATTACAGCGCCAATATGGTCAACTACCGCTACAAGGGTGAATATACCGACTACTTCAATACCCCAGAAGACTTTAAAAAAGCATTTGGAGAAGATTCTGAAATTTATAAACAGCATTGCACGCCAAGCTGCGACCTTTACGAACCGGTTTATACCAAATCCGGTAAAAAGCATGCGGTAAACCATTCGGTGGCATTAAACATCAATGTTAATGATTACTTTATGCCGTTTATCAGCTATTCGCGTACGCATAGAATGCCGAATATTCAAGAAATGTATTTTTCACAAATCGGCGACTCGGGCGTCAATACCGCCCTTAAGCCGGAACAGGCCAATACTTACCAAATAGGCTTCAATACCTTCAAAAAAGGGATTTTCAAGCCGGACGATGTATTAGGTTTCAAACTGGTCGCCTATCGCAGCAGGATAAACAACTATATCCACAATGTTTATGGCAAATGGTGGGATTTGGATAAAGCACCCAGCTGGGTAACCAGTACCGGCCTGACATACTCTATCCAGCATCGAAACTATGCCAAACCTGTCCATAAAAATGGTTTGGAAGTGGAAATGAACTATGATTTCGGCCGCTTTTTTACAACCCTGTCTTACGCATATCAAAAAACCAACCAACCGACCAATTATAGCGATGCCAGCGAATCGCCCCGCAACTCTTCTAAAGAAGACCAAATCAAACAGGGCTACGGCTTAAGCAAAATTTCACGCCTACCCCGAGATTACGGTCGGTTTGAATTAGGGTCTCGATGGTTGGGCAACAAATTGACCGTCGGTGGTATTATGCGCTATTACGGCAAAAGTACACGGGCGACTACTGAGGAGGAATTTGTTGACGGTACAACCGGTGACAATACCTACTCTTCATGGAAAACGGGCGGAAGGGTGATCAAAAAAACAGAAAGCATCAACAGACAGCCGCTGATTTTTGATTTCTATGCCAATTATGAACCGAAGAAAAACCTGATCCTTCGTTTTGATATTCAAAATGCGTTCAATAAACGCTATGTCGATCCTTTGGATGCCGCAAATGATGCCGCAACCCAGCGCTATTTCAGCGTATTTGAAAGAAAAGGCGGTTTAGATGACGAAGAAGTCGAATGTGACAACGGTTTATGCAATGGCAAATATGGCGGCACAACGCGCTCCGTCTTGAACAACTACGCACGAGGCAGGACTTTGCTGTTTACCATCAGCTATAAGTTCTAA
- a CDS encoding CobW family GTP-binding protein — protein sequence MSEVKKTKAHLISGFLGTGKTTALKSLMAQKDPNEKWVIIVNEFGEIGIDGAVLSDNGIPVAEIAGGCLCCTAGAQMGTTVQKMLRDAQPDRLMIEASGLAHAASVIDELKAKPLDSMLEIGAVFTVVDPRQFINPDYAQQALYKDQIGICDVLVASKTDLCTPEQLAEFHDKAAKLFPPKAKVVEVQNAQLDIQWLDIPVVEKSRYRLKALPDNTMGFQSQGFTFPAGRDFDGEKLTDFFNDLPKFTDGLVRAKGVFQVLGTWVWLNWVDGQWGANQVSWRRDSRFELIAKSFDADLIEKKLQEALEK from the coding sequence ATGTCAGAAGTAAAAAAGACCAAAGCCCACCTGATTTCAGGCTTCCTTGGAACAGGCAAAACCACCGCCCTCAAAAGTCTGATGGCGCAAAAAGACCCGAATGAAAAATGGGTCATCATCGTCAACGAATTTGGCGAAATCGGCATTGACGGCGCTGTCTTGAGCGACAACGGCATTCCCGTGGCAGAAATCGCCGGCGGTTGTTTGTGTTGTACTGCCGGCGCACAAATGGGTACAACCGTACAAAAAATGCTGCGCGATGCCCAACCCGACCGCTTGATGATTGAAGCCAGCGGTCTGGCGCACGCCGCCAGCGTTATCGACGAACTGAAAGCCAAGCCGCTTGACAGTATGCTGGAAATCGGCGCCGTCTTTACCGTTGTCGATCCGCGCCAATTCATTAATCCCGATTATGCGCAACAAGCCTTGTATAAAGACCAAATCGGCATTTGCGACGTATTGGTCGCCAGCAAAACCGATTTGTGCACGCCCGAGCAGCTGGCTGAGTTTCACGATAAAGCGGCCAAGCTGTTCCCGCCTAAAGCCAAAGTGGTTGAAGTTCAAAATGCGCAACTTGACATCCAATGGCTTGATATTCCCGTTGTCGAAAAATCGCGCTACCGCCTCAAAGCTCTGCCGGACAACACCATGGGCTTCCAGTCTCAAGGCTTCACTTTCCCTGCCGGACGTGATTTCGACGGCGAAAAACTGACCGATTTCTTTAACGACCTGCCTAAATTTACAGACGGCCTCGTCCGCGCCAAAGGCGTGTTCCAAGTACTCGGTACATGGGTATGGCTGAACTGGGTGGATGGTCAATGGGGCGCAAACCAAGTTTCATGGCGTCGCGATTCCCGCTTTGAGCTGATTGCCAAATCGTTTGACGCGGATTTGATTGAGAAGAAATTGCAAGAGGCGTTGGAGAAGTAA
- a CDS encoding ABC transporter permease subunit yields the protein MWRYIFHRLLLLIPTLLGILAITFAVIQFVPGGPVEQMVQQLTQGAVGGETAGRSMPGTLAKNGNRISAEDLAALNALYGFDKPPVTRFVDMVWKFARFDLGESFFHHQTVFDLVKEKMPVSMSLGLWTFFLTYLICIPLGIAKAVRDGSRFDTITGMIILVGYTVPPFVLGLVLLVLFGGGSFFAWFPQGGLVGDDFDTLSWAGKVKDYLWHMALPITASVAGNLAVMTVLTKNVFLEEIRRQYVYTARAKGLPEKQILWKHIFRNAMIPLITGFPAAFIGAFFTGSLLIETLFSLDGLGLLSYEAVMKRDYPVVMGTLYVFTLMGLLAKLVSDISYSWVDPRIHFGGQK from the coding sequence ATGTGGCGTTATATCTTTCATCGTTTGCTCCTTTTGATTCCCACGTTGTTGGGGATTTTGGCGATTACCTTCGCCGTCATTCAGTTTGTCCCCGGCGGTCCGGTGGAACAGATGGTTCAGCAGCTGACGCAGGGTGCGGTTGGCGGCGAAACAGCAGGACGCAGTATGCCCGGAACTTTGGCTAAAAACGGCAACCGCATCAGTGCGGAAGATTTGGCCGCGCTGAATGCTTTGTACGGTTTCGACAAGCCGCCTGTAACGCGATTTGTGGATATGGTATGGAAATTCGCCCGTTTCGATTTGGGTGAGAGCTTTTTCCATCACCAAACTGTATTTGATCTGGTGAAAGAGAAAATGCCGGTATCGATGAGTTTGGGTTTGTGGACATTCTTCCTAACTTATTTGATATGTATTCCGTTGGGTATTGCCAAGGCGGTCAGGGATGGCAGCCGATTCGATACGATTACGGGTATGATTATTTTGGTCGGCTATACCGTACCGCCGTTTGTATTGGGTTTGGTGTTGCTGGTATTGTTTGGCGGCGGCAGCTTTTTTGCCTGGTTCCCGCAGGGCGGCTTGGTCGGCGACGATTTCGATACGCTCTCTTGGGCAGGTAAAGTCAAAGATTATTTGTGGCATATGGCTTTGCCGATTACCGCTTCGGTGGCAGGCAACTTGGCGGTGATGACCGTATTGACGAAAAACGTGTTCCTTGAAGAAATCCGCCGTCAATATGTTTATACCGCGCGAGCCAAGGGCTTGCCTGAGAAGCAGATTCTGTGGAAGCATATTTTCCGCAACGCCATGATTCCTCTGATTACCGGTTTCCCGGCCGCATTTATCGGCGCATTCTTTACCGGAAGCCTGTTGATTGAAACGTTGTTCTCGCTGGACGGGTTGGGCTTGCTGTCTTACGAGGCAGTGATGAAACGTGATTATCCTGTCGTAATGGGTACGCTGTATGTGTTCACGCTGATGGGGTTGTTGGCTAAATTGGTGTCGGATATTTCTTATTCATGGGTCGATCCGCGCATTCACTTTGGCGGACAGAAATAA
- a CDS encoding c-type cytochrome: MKTRFIPVALAAVVLTLSACGGSGAPSQPKGPISEDRTAAFKSMMPEFTRMGKMVKDEEPYDVEKFKQAAATFAENSKKPFTLFESDPQGNGRALPAIWTDTATFKAEEEKFVAAVEKLNAAAQTGKLEEIKAAYGETGATCKSCHDTFRGPE, from the coding sequence ATGAAAACCCGTTTTATCCCAGTTGCCTTGGCAGCCGTGGTGCTTACCCTTTCCGCCTGCGGCGGCAGCGGTGCGCCTTCCCAGCCTAAAGGCCCTATTTCCGAAGACCGTACGGCCGCGTTCAAATCCATGATGCCTGAGTTTACCCGTATGGGCAAAATGGTCAAAGACGAAGAGCCTTACGACGTTGAAAAATTCAAACAAGCTGCAGCCACTTTTGCTGAAAACAGCAAAAAACCGTTCACCCTGTTTGAATCCGACCCTCAAGGCAACGGCCGCGCCCTGCCTGCCATCTGGACAGACACAGCCACATTCAAAGCCGAAGAAGAAAAATTCGTCGCAGCGGTTGAGAAACTCAACGCCGCCGCCCAAACCGGCAAACTGGAAGAAATCAAAGCTGCTTACGGTGAAACCGGTGCAACCTGCAAATCCTGCCACGACACATTCCGCGGTCCGGAATAA